From one Anaerotruncus rubiinfantis genomic stretch:
- the ybeY gene encoding rRNA maturation RNase YbeY, with protein MAESIKVLISNRQKEVKIPSGIRLLIRRCCHAVLLSEDFHENAEVSVSFVTDEQIRQLNKEFRDKDMPTDVLSFPLGENGVYDRNMETGALQLGDIVISIERAFAQARMYGHTLQREIGFLTVHSMLHLLGYDHEAGGLEQVRMREKEESILASLGLRRDASYVLDEDE; from the coding sequence ATGGCAGAGAGTATCAAGGTCCTGATTTCAAACAGACAGAAAGAAGTGAAAATCCCCAGCGGTATCCGTTTGCTGATCAGGCGTTGCTGCCATGCGGTTTTGCTTTCGGAGGATTTTCACGAGAACGCGGAGGTGAGCGTCAGCTTTGTGACCGACGAACAGATCCGTCAGCTCAACAAGGAATTCCGCGATAAGGATATGCCGACCGACGTGCTTTCCTTCCCGCTCGGGGAGAACGGCGTCTACGACCGCAATATGGAAACCGGCGCGCTGCAGTTGGGGGATATCGTCATCTCGATCGAACGCGCGTTTGCACAGGCGCGGATGTATGGGCACACCCTGCAGCGGGAGATCGGTTTCCTGACTGTGCATTCGATGCTGCACCTGCTCGGTTATGATCACGAGGCGGGCGGGCTCGAACAGGTGCGCATGCGCGAGAAGGAGGAGAGCATCCTTGCAAGCCTCGGGCTGCGCCGGGATGCAAGCTACGTGCTCGACGAGGATGAATAA
- a CDS encoding diacylglycerol kinase family protein, translating into MNNRIRSLAKSFACAASGMKYCVLCERNFRIHLVATAYVLALALLIDVDGTDFAILLLTAGAVIVMEMVNTAVEAVVDLASPQVHPLARVAKDVAAGAVLVAASVSVGIGCSLLWRPAKLLLLAKAALAAPPALAAFVLSAAFSVWFIFYSGQRKDAGTKESGSSK; encoded by the coding sequence ATGAATAACAGGATTCGCAGCCTGGCCAAAAGCTTTGCCTGCGCCGCGTCAGGGATGAAATATTGTGTGCTCTGCGAGCGAAACTTCCGCATCCACCTGGTCGCGACGGCCTACGTGCTGGCGCTGGCGCTGCTGATCGATGTGGACGGGACGGATTTTGCAATTTTGCTTTTGACTGCTGGGGCCGTGATCGTCATGGAGATGGTCAACACGGCGGTGGAGGCGGTGGTGGACCTTGCGTCGCCGCAGGTGCATCCGCTCGCGCGGGTAGCCAAAGATGTGGCGGCGGGTGCGGTGCTTGTCGCGGCGTCGGTCAGCGTCGGGATCGGCTGTTCGCTGCTCTGGCGTCCCGCGAAGCTGCTGCTGCTCGCAAAAGCGGCGCTGGCGGCTCCGCCCGCCCTCGCCGCGTTCGTTTTGTCCGCCGCGTTTTCGGTCTGGTTTATCTTCTACAGCGGACAGCGCAAGGACGCCGGTACAAAAGAATCCGGCAGCTCCAAATGA